One window from the genome of Anopheles merus strain MAF chromosome 3R, AmerM5.1, whole genome shotgun sequence encodes:
- the LOC121596308 gene encoding uncharacterized protein LOC121596308 has translation MSEESSYPPAADEVDSVLRDIALQNLQLRRLATVLLVDVEFLRLCEIFDEIERALQRAYCSNAAVGRHSSGSETEDIISLLELKVRLLRRSGRGCLQRIANYNETRKGDATERQRSGFTERLETALAQLTRKHKNFRKSIIDVIWSLGDIYLLREVESLLKGTDFLHATVCNNHQNGIHSLSTAHIDHTIELSCVRLRFAVSSLLIIALVHFRELLETMESEDSVRALHAKLQQEIRRSLDEALVNEEELASLRQKLFTSADSLTVQRTIAIEKRETRGLELQEQLRTIDLLELDRQEIEGRVTQLIEQREAIQKQLDERRALLQDGLHEIVRLEHLIEKIEREISERKVRYQQEAQQLEQRRLDILNDPSLSPEERQRLLAECDAQQLLLRQSHTSNLNLLEARCDELKRQSKSLANDVEAFRGEVAQKQSDKLAELERQKLLATTPSQIALIEAQIQQQRAEFSENFTMLDRAKDRTEYFTDEHGRYYVNEAGVRIYKRDSTASEYQLGPDGEWVKVASAIALQSDEHGTFYVDKFGQKIYQRQQFTDAKGTYYLDENGTRVYQTPIGSPSSDASDSAFMSLFHRTLPPSASSQSSLLQCEEYPPASQSMQELRERVAIDVAYIQQTVGVVLRKGLAALTRAKPDDPVGYLADYLKLFQRNALETKRQQELLERLRLEAADVGMENITP, from the exons ATGAGCGAAGAATCCTCCtatccaccagcagcagacgaGGTCGACAGCGTGCTACGTGACATTGCGCTCCAGAACCTACAGCTGCGCCGGCTCGCCACTGTCCTGCTGGTGGACGTCGAGTTTTTGCGCCTTTGCGAAATATTTGACGAGATTGAGCGTGCCCTGCAGCGGGCATATTGCAGCAACGCCGCAGTTGGTCGACATTCCAGCGGCAGCGAAACGGAGGACATTATTTCCCTGCTCGAGCTAAAGGTAAGGCTACTGCGGCGTTCCGGCAGGGGCTGCTTGCAGCGCATTGCGAACTACAACGAGACACGCAAGGGGGACGCAACGGAGCGGCAGCGGAGTGGCTTCACGGAACGGCTTGAGAC AGCCCTTGCACAGCTGACTCGAAAGCACAAAAACTTTCGAAAGAGTATTATCGACGTCATTTGGAGTTTGGGTGATATTTATCTACTGCGGGAGGTTGAGTCTTTGCTCAAAGGTACCGATTTCCTGCACGCCACTGTGTGCAACAACCATCAAAACGGTATCCACTCGCTATCAACAGCCCACATCGATCACACGATCGAGCTGAGCTGCGTTCGCTTACGGTTTGCCGTCAGTTCCTTGCTAATAATTGCGCTCGTTCACTTCCGTGAGCTGCTCGAAACGATGGAGAGCGAGGACAGTGTTCGTGCGCTGCATGCCAAGCTGCAGCAGGAGATTCGCCGCTCGCTGGACGAAGCGCTGGTGAACGAGGAAGAGCTTGCCTCCCTGCGCCAGAAGCTGTTCACGTCGGCCGACAGCCTAACGGTGCAGCGTACAATCGCGATCGAAAAGCGCGAAACGCGTGGACTCGAACTGCAGGAGCAGCTGCGCACTATCGACCTGCTCGAGCTGGACCGCCAAGAAATTGAAGGCCGCGTAACGCAGCTAATCGAGCAGCGGGAAGCCATCCAGAAGCAGCTGGACGAACGGCGTGCCCTGCTGCAGGACGGTCTGCACGAGATCGTTCGGCTGGAGCACTTGATCGAGAAAATCGAGCGGGAAATATCGGAGCGCAAGGTGCGGTACCAGCAGGAAGCGCAGCAGCTCGAACAACGACGGCTAGACATTCTCAACGATCCCTCCTTAAGTCCGGAGGAGAGACAACGGCTGCTGGCAGAGTGTGATGCACAGCAGCTACTGCTGCGTCAATCGCACACGAGCAACCTTAACCTGCTGGAAGCTCGCTGTGACGAGCTGAAGCGCCAGTCCAAAAGTCTCGCCAACGATGTGGAAGCCTTTCGCGGCGAGGTCGCTCAGAAGCAAAGCGATAAGCTGGCGGAACTGGAACGGCAGAAGCTGCTCGCTACCACGCCGTCCCAGATAGCGCTGATCGAGGCACAgatacagcagcagcgggctGAGTTTAGCGAAAACTTCACCATGCTCGATCGGGCCAAGGATCGCACCGAGTACTTCACCGACGAACATGGCCGTTACTACGTGAACGAGGCGGGCGTGCGAATTTACAAGCGCGATTCAACTGCATCCGAATATCAGCTCGGACCGGACGGTGAATGGGTGAAGGTTGCGTCCGCCATCGCACTACAGTCCGACGAGCACGGCACTTTCTATGTAGACAAATTCGGGCAAAAGATTTACCAACGGCAGCAATTTACCGACGCTAAAGGCACCTACTATCTCGACGAGAATGGCACGCGAGTTTACCAAACGCCCATCGGTAGCCCCTCGTCGGACGCATCGGACAGTGCGTTTATGTCTCTGTTTCACCGAACCCTACCACCATCGGCCAGCTCGCAGTCATCACTATTGCAGTGCGAAGAATACCCGCCGGCGTCTCAATCGATGCAAGAACTGCGGGAACGTGTTGCGATCGATGTGGCCTACATTCAGCAAACGGTCGGGGTCGTGCTGCGGAAAGGGCTGGCCGCTCTCACCCGGGCCAAACCGGATGATCCCGTCGGCTATCTGGCGGATTACTTAAAGCTGTTTCAGCGGAACGCGCTAGAAACGAAGCGCCAGCAGGAACTACTCGAACGCCTTCGATTGGAAGCAGCCGAtgttggaatggaaaacattACACCCTGA
- the LOC121596310 gene encoding dynein light chain 1, axonemal-like, translating to MARSTSIKEALKRWQEEHEGQDPVEAADIQLQFRWPPIEKMDGTLGTLVNCQKLSLSSNMIEKIAGLNGMKNLRILALGRNYIKSLSGIEVVGETLEELWISYNLIDKLKGVESLRKLKVLYMANNSVRDWGELAKLQAIASTLEDLVFAGNPLVENLEEAVYVREVTKRLPTLKKLDGVPMLTEDED from the exons ATGGCCCGTTCCACCTCAATTAAGGAAGCACTGAAGCGTTGGCAGGAAGAACACGAGGGCCAGGATCCGGTCGAGGCCGCCGACATACAGCTACAGTTCCGCTGGCCACCGATCGAGAAGATGGACGGTACGCTCGGGACGCTCGTGAACTGTCA AAAGTTGAGCCTGTCATCGAACATGATTGAAAAAATCGCTGGCTTAAATGGTATGAAAAACTTGCGAATACTTGCGCTCGGCCGTAACTACATCAAATCGCTTAGTGGtatt GAAGTGGTGGGCGAAACGCTGGAAGAGCTTTGGATCAGCTACAATCTGATCGACAAGCTGAAGGGTGTGGAAAGCCTGCGCAAGCTGAAGGTGCTCTACATGGCGAACAATTCCGTACGTGACTGGGGCGAGCTGGCAAAGCTGCAGGCCATTGCCAGCACGCTCGAGGACCTGGTGTTCGCCGGCAACCCGCTGGTGGAAAACCTCGAAGAGGCGGTTTACGTCCGGGAGGTTACGAAGCGGTTGCCCACACTGAAGAAGCTCGACGGTGTACCGATGCTGACGGAGGACGAGGACTAG